A window of Halomonas sp. GFAJ-1 contains these coding sequences:
- a CDS encoding aminoglycoside phosphotransferase translates to MSSSRIDALTRWAANQNGLDVAAITMTPAGGDASFRRYFRLTLPDGTTQVVMDAPPAQEDSAPFVAIGQRWHAAGLPVPAIHAANLDSGFLLLDDLGNTPLQDFFTDEQSTQQSHLQALDLIAQLQNRANPQALPAYDAALLGRELDLFPEWCLGKWLGLAIPESWKALHAALIEQALAQPVVCVHRDFDAMNIMVLNQQLYIIDFQDAVAGPISYDVISLLRGRYCRFSNEQFNQFARRFYEDARKDGRLSRQTSESMFLTQCHAMAAQRSLKVLGIFCRLTLRDQKQGYLARLPHFLNHLEDSLAALNQHDDFSQWVSATLRPAIIQRLAESAT, encoded by the coding sequence ATGTCCTCTTCCAGGATCGACGCCCTCACCCGATGGGCAGCTAACCAAAACGGCCTAGATGTGGCCGCTATTACCATGACACCCGCAGGGGGCGACGCCAGTTTCCGGCGCTATTTTCGGCTAACCCTGCCAGACGGCACCACCCAAGTAGTGATGGACGCACCACCCGCTCAAGAAGACTCTGCCCCTTTTGTAGCAATAGGCCAACGCTGGCATGCCGCTGGGCTGCCCGTGCCTGCTATTCACGCAGCAAATTTAGATAGCGGCTTTTTACTGCTAGATGACCTGGGTAATACGCCGCTGCAAGACTTTTTCACCGATGAGCAGAGCACTCAGCAAAGCCACCTCCAAGCGCTAGATCTAATTGCCCAGCTGCAAAATCGTGCCAACCCACAGGCACTACCCGCCTATGACGCGGCATTACTCGGGCGTGAACTCGACCTCTTTCCCGAGTGGTGCCTGGGCAAGTGGCTTGGGCTAGCTATCCCTGAGAGTTGGAAAGCGCTACATGCAGCGTTAATTGAGCAGGCCCTTGCGCAACCCGTGGTTTGCGTACACCGCGACTTTGATGCAATGAATATTATGGTGCTGAATCAGCAGCTTTATATAATCGACTTTCAAGACGCCGTCGCCGGCCCCATCAGCTACGACGTTATCTCCCTGCTTCGAGGACGCTACTGCCGCTTCTCTAACGAACAGTTTAACCAGTTCGCACGGCGTTTCTACGAAGATGCGCGCAAAGACGGGCGACTATCCCGCCAAACCAGTGAGTCAATGTTTCTCACCCAATGCCACGCCATGGCCGCTCAGCGCTCGTTAAAGGTACTGGGGATTTTCTGCAGGCTGACGCTGCGTGACCAAAAACAGGGTTATTTAGCCCGTCTGCCCCACTTTTTGAATCACCTGGAGGATAGCTTAGCGGCACTTAACCAACATGACGACTTTAGCCAGTGGGTAAGCGCAACGCTTCGCCCAGCGATTATTCAACGTCTAGCGGAAAGCGCTACATGA
- a CDS encoding mannose-1-phosphate guanylyltransferase, which produces MKAMILAAGLGKRMRPLTDHCPKPLLPVAGKPLIIYHLERLQQAGVEEVVINVSYRAEQIMAALGDGSAYQLRIHWSRETTPLETGGGIQKALPLLGDAPFMLINGDVWCSYLPTEIALKKGDLAHLVLVDNPDHHLTGDFALNHGRVTADGSPHLTFAGISLLHPALLESEPPGAFALAPLLKQAMNDNRVSGEHFTGHWVDVGTPERLTALEHHLMQPRER; this is translated from the coding sequence ATGAAAGCGATGATTCTCGCCGCCGGGCTAGGGAAACGGATGCGCCCGCTAACCGACCACTGCCCCAAACCGTTGCTACCTGTGGCGGGCAAACCGTTAATCATTTATCACCTTGAGCGGTTACAGCAAGCCGGGGTTGAAGAAGTAGTGATTAACGTTAGCTACCGGGCTGAGCAAATCATGGCAGCATTAGGCGACGGCTCAGCGTATCAGCTGCGCATCCACTGGAGCCGTGAAACCACCCCGCTAGAAACCGGTGGAGGCATACAAAAAGCGCTGCCGTTACTTGGCGACGCGCCTTTTATGCTCATTAATGGCGACGTCTGGTGTAGCTATTTACCCACTGAAATAGCGCTTAAAAAAGGGGATCTCGCACATTTAGTGTTAGTTGATAACCCTGACCACCACTTAACGGGCGACTTTGCCCTGAATCACGGCCGCGTTACGGCTGACGGTTCGCCGCACTTAACCTTCGCCGGCATTAGCCTGCTGCATCCTGCGCTACTGGAAAGCGAGCCGCCGGGGGCGTTTGCCCTGGCGCCGCTGCTCAAGCAAGCGATGAATGATAACCGAGTAAGCGGCGAGCACTTTACAGGCCACTGGGTGGACGTGGGCACCCCGGAACGATTAACCGCCCTTGAGCACCACCTGATGCAGCCTAGGGAGCGATGA
- a CDS encoding osmotically inducible protein C: MKARVKWTDGRQFVAESGSGHSVVIDGPPNHGGRNTGPRPMEMLLMGMGSCTAFDVLNILDKARADVTDCVAELEAERADDVPSVFTKIHVHFLVTGRSLKEKQVQRAVELSAEKYCSASIMLVKGGVEITHSFEIIEA, translated from the coding sequence GTGAAAGCACGGGTAAAATGGACGGATGGCCGCCAGTTTGTCGCGGAATCGGGTAGTGGGCACAGCGTTGTCATCGATGGTCCACCTAATCACGGTGGCCGAAATACAGGCCCGCGCCCCATGGAAATGCTGTTGATGGGTATGGGTAGCTGCACGGCGTTCGATGTCCTGAATATCCTCGACAAAGCCCGGGCGGATGTCACCGACTGTGTTGCCGAGCTTGAGGCAGAGCGTGCCGACGACGTGCCCTCCGTGTTCACAAAGATTCACGTTCACTTTTTAGTGACCGGGCGCAGCTTGAAAGAGAAGCAGGTACAGCGTGCCGTTGAGCTTTCCGCTGAAAAATATTGCAGTGCTTCGATTATGCTCGTGAAAGGGGGTGTTGAGATTACCCACTCGTTTGAGATCATCGAAGCTTGA
- a CDS encoding S-adenosylmethionine decarboxylase: MSDNLRLHGFNNLTSSLSFNIYDICYAKTEEQRAAYIDYIDELYNAERLTQILKDVTNIIGAHVLNISRQDYEPHGASVTILIAEHELDEPSLEHTEPGPGPLPETVVAHLDKSHVTVHSYPESHPDNGISTFRLDIDVSTCGHISPLKALNYLIHSFDSDIVTMDYRVRGFTRDVDGKKLFIDHDITSIQDYLAEDTKQAYQMIDVNVYQENMFHTKMLLKDFELDNYLFGTSRRDITFEEARDIESRLRKEMLEIFYSRNLD; this comes from the coding sequence GTGTCAGATAATCTCCGACTCCACGGGTTTAACAACCTGACCAGCTCGCTGAGCTTTAATATTTACGACATCTGTTACGCCAAAACCGAAGAGCAGCGTGCGGCTTATATCGACTATATCGATGAGCTTTACAACGCCGAACGTTTGACGCAGATCCTTAAAGACGTCACGAATATCATCGGCGCCCACGTGCTGAATATTTCGCGTCAAGACTATGAGCCGCACGGGGCTAGCGTCACCATCCTAATCGCTGAACACGAACTGGATGAGCCAAGCCTTGAACACACGGAGCCAGGCCCCGGCCCGCTACCCGAAACGGTCGTCGCCCACCTGGATAAAAGCCACGTAACGGTGCATAGCTACCCTGAGTCTCACCCGGACAACGGCATTAGCACCTTCCGCTTGGATATCGATGTCTCTACCTGTGGACATATCAGTCCTCTTAAAGCGCTGAACTATCTGATCCACAGCTTTGATTCCGATATCGTGACCATGGATTATCGCGTACGTGGTTTCACCCGCGATGTGGATGGTAAGAAGCTGTTTATTGATCACGACATTACCTCAATCCAAGACTACTTGGCAGAAGATACCAAGCAGGCTTATCAGATGATCGACGTGAACGTGTATCAAGAAAACATGTTCCACACCAAGATGCTGCTGAAGGATTTCGAACTGGACAACTACCTGTTCGGCACCTCGCGCCGGGACATTACCTTTGAAGAAGCGCGGGATATCGAAAGCCGCTTGCGCAAAGAGATGCTTGAGATTTTTTACTCGCGTAATCTCGATTAA
- a CDS encoding lipid A biosynthesis acyltransferase, producing the protein MSKNSYPRSFAHPRYWPTWLAIGLMYVAAWLPWPLKLGVGKMLGLLAWRFVKRRRQITAANIALCFPEKSAEQQRKLVKETFIANGIGLVETATGWCREAEGFRHRVAYNGQEHLARAYAQGKGVLVVGIHFSTLDLGGALHSLFFPADVVYRPHNNPLFERFMTRARSRIFGQAIDRHDLRGVVRRIKAGHIVWYSPDQDFGRDVSVFAPLFGQQAATIRLTGKIARMTGAPVVPLMFHRNPDNRTYTIECLPAFDDFPSGDEVADATRVNEFIERAIRKHPEQYLWLHRRFKTRPEGESSLY; encoded by the coding sequence ATGTCAAAAAACTCGTACCCACGCTCATTTGCTCATCCCCGTTATTGGCCTACCTGGTTAGCCATCGGCTTGATGTACGTTGCTGCCTGGCTCCCCTGGCCATTAAAGCTAGGGGTGGGAAAAATGCTGGGCCTGCTGGCGTGGCGGTTTGTTAAACGACGCCGGCAAATTACGGCTGCCAACATTGCCCTCTGTTTTCCAGAAAAAAGTGCCGAGCAGCAGCGTAAACTGGTTAAAGAAACCTTTATTGCTAACGGGATAGGTCTAGTGGAAACCGCCACCGGCTGGTGCCGCGAGGCGGAAGGCTTCCGTCACCGCGTGGCGTATAATGGCCAGGAGCACCTTGCCCGAGCATACGCCCAGGGCAAAGGCGTGCTGGTGGTGGGTATCCACTTTTCAACACTGGATTTAGGTGGGGCGCTACATTCGCTGTTTTTCCCAGCGGATGTTGTGTACCGGCCACATAACAACCCGCTTTTCGAGCGGTTTATGACCCGCGCCCGCTCGCGTATTTTTGGTCAGGCGATTGATCGTCATGATCTGCGTGGCGTGGTGCGGCGGATTAAAGCGGGGCATATTGTTTGGTATTCACCGGATCAAGATTTTGGCCGCGATGTCAGCGTGTTTGCGCCGTTATTTGGCCAGCAGGCGGCGACCATTCGCCTAACGGGCAAAATTGCCCGTATGACAGGCGCGCCCGTGGTGCCACTGATGTTCCACCGCAACCCGGATAATCGCACCTATACCATTGAGTGCCTGCCCGCGTTTGATGATTTTCCGAGTGGGGACGAGGTGGCAGACGCAACCCGGGTAAATGAATTTATCGAGCGGGCTATTCGTAAGCATCCTGAACAGTATCTATGGCTTCACCGACGGTTTAAAACGCGCCCAGAAGGCGAGTCGAGCCTTTATTGA
- a CDS encoding alanine racemase, protein MRPLVAHIDLDALRHNYQLACSCAPQSRSVAVIKADAYGHGALECAHALEADVPAFAVASIEEALHLRSGGITKPIILLEGIFSADELTLVDQHGFWISVHSEWQVAALLAFSPRQPIPVWLKVDSGMHRLGFSPKEAPAVWQQLANAPQVTALHLMSHFATADAHEGSYFNQQMSILTELAEQLKAPLCLANSPATLAWPAARGDWNRPGVMLYGSDPLEVANDITRQLRPVMSLRSEIIALRELEAGESVGYGGRWRAERRSKIAVVAAGYGDGYDRHAVDGTPVLVNGQRCAIAGKVSMDMLTVDVTDIPDAAIGSEVVLWGASADGAVLPVDEVARYCDTISYTLLTGVLPRAPRRYHGAGV, encoded by the coding sequence ATGCGCCCGCTAGTGGCCCATATTGACCTAGACGCTTTGCGTCATAATTACCAGCTGGCATGCAGCTGTGCGCCTCAAAGTCGTTCGGTAGCTGTAATTAAAGCCGATGCCTATGGCCATGGTGCGCTTGAGTGCGCGCATGCCTTAGAAGCTGATGTGCCCGCGTTTGCCGTGGCCAGCATCGAAGAGGCTCTTCATCTACGTTCAGGCGGTATAACAAAGCCGATCATTCTGCTGGAGGGGATTTTCAGTGCCGACGAGCTAACGCTGGTCGACCAGCATGGGTTTTGGATCAGCGTACACAGCGAGTGGCAGGTCGCCGCGTTATTAGCATTTTCACCCCGCCAGCCTATCCCCGTGTGGCTCAAGGTCGATTCGGGGATGCATCGATTGGGCTTCTCGCCAAAAGAGGCCCCAGCGGTTTGGCAGCAGTTAGCCAACGCGCCACAGGTGACGGCACTCCATTTAATGAGCCACTTTGCGACGGCAGATGCCCATGAAGGCAGCTACTTTAACCAGCAGATGTCGATATTGACGGAGCTAGCCGAGCAACTGAAGGCACCTCTCTGTTTAGCTAACTCGCCCGCAACCCTGGCTTGGCCCGCTGCCCGCGGTGACTGGAATCGTCCGGGAGTCATGCTCTACGGTAGTGACCCGCTAGAAGTAGCGAATGACATTACCCGGCAATTACGTCCAGTGATGAGCCTGCGCTCTGAAATTATCGCCCTGCGCGAACTCGAAGCGGGTGAGTCGGTTGGTTATGGTGGCCGATGGCGCGCCGAGCGGCGTTCGAAAATTGCGGTGGTGGCCGCAGGTTATGGCGATGGTTACGACCGTCACGCGGTGGATGGCACCCCCGTGCTAGTCAACGGTCAGCGCTGCGCGATTGCCGGTAAGGTCTCGATGGATATGTTAACGGTCGATGTGACCGATATTCCAGATGCCGCTATTGGCAGCGAAGTGGTGCTGTGGGGGGCGTCAGCCGATGGCGCCGTGCTGCCGGTTGATGAAGTCGCTCGCTATTGCGATACGATTAGCTACACCCTGTTAACGGGTGTATTGCCAAGAGCCCCGCGCCGCTACCACGGTGCCGGCGTTTAA
- a CDS encoding RNA polymerase sigma factor RpoS: MSMLEKDLQEIDLNAVEEAVDDPDDDVTAEEEAFEKALGREDRQSTQSLDATQIYLNEIGFSPLLTPEEEVYYGRLARKGDALGRSRMIESNLRLVVKIARRYLNRGLTLLDLIEEGNLGLIRAVEKFDPERGFRFSTYATWWIRQTIERALMNQTRTIRLPIHVVKELNIYLRAARELTQKLDHEATAEEIADHLDKPVETVKKMLGLNERVSSVDYPMGGESDKPLIDTLADDDVQGPEGCLVDGDVREHVDHWLDELSEKQQEVVVRRFGLRGHEAATLEEVGAEIGLTRERVRQIQVEALKKLRRTLEKQGLSLEAIFES; encoded by the coding sequence ATGAGTATGCTGGAGAAGGATCTGCAGGAGATTGACCTAAACGCGGTGGAAGAGGCGGTGGATGATCCCGATGATGATGTCACCGCAGAGGAGGAAGCCTTCGAGAAAGCGCTAGGTCGTGAAGACCGTCAATCGACTCAAAGCTTGGATGCAACACAAATCTACCTCAATGAAATCGGCTTTTCGCCGCTGTTGACACCAGAGGAAGAGGTATATTACGGCCGCTTAGCGCGCAAGGGCGATGCGCTTGGCCGCTCTCGGATGATTGAGTCCAACCTGCGGCTGGTGGTTAAAATTGCCAGACGCTACCTTAATCGCGGCTTAACGCTGTTGGACCTGATTGAAGAGGGCAACCTGGGGCTTATTCGTGCGGTTGAAAAATTTGATCCCGAGCGAGGCTTTCGTTTTTCAACCTACGCTACTTGGTGGATCCGCCAGACTATAGAGCGCGCACTGATGAACCAAACGCGTACTATTCGTTTGCCGATTCACGTGGTGAAAGAGCTCAATATCTACCTGCGTGCGGCCCGGGAGTTGACCCAAAAGCTGGATCACGAAGCCACTGCAGAAGAGATCGCCGATCATCTTGATAAACCGGTAGAAACCGTCAAGAAAATGCTGGGTCTTAACGAGCGCGTTTCCTCGGTGGACTACCCTATGGGTGGCGAAAGCGACAAGCCCTTAATCGACACCTTGGCCGATGATGATGTGCAGGGGCCAGAAGGGTGTTTAGTTGATGGCGATGTGCGGGAGCACGTTGACCACTGGCTTGATGAGTTGAGCGAAAAGCAGCAAGAGGTTGTTGTGCGCCGTTTCGGCCTACGTGGCCACGAAGCCGCAACGCTGGAAGAGGTGGGTGCAGAGATAGGGTTAACCCGAGAGCGGGTTCGCCAGATTCAGGTGGAGGCCCTAAAAAAACTTCGCCGCACCCTAGAGAAACAGGGCTTATCCTTAGAGGCTATTTTCGAGAGCTAA
- a CDS encoding peptidase M23, translating to MRKVFMMSVLALAISGCANQHQNTPQVRDLSDARRAVDSSPQYTVKAGDTLYGIAWEHNLDYRQLAALNNIAAPYQIHPGQTIALREGAGAASSQPSGDAASRPASGAVATGLRPQATAVASNDQNMDWLLPDESAIERNQRITAERSAVEAAQQVAQGDTEPSGSAVEETPSVEVTQPVVQEQTSVQEREPEPTPASEPEPEPEPEPEPEQVREPEPAREPEPAAAQPSQTAQTDRSSRTFTPVDEVNWRWPTEGEVTGEFGQGGAITAGIDIAGQKGQPVRAAGPGIIVYAGSGVRGYGNLILLKHNDQYLSAYAHNDSLSVKENDVVEAGEVIATMGDSDADSVKLHFEVRRDGQPQDPMNYLPSR from the coding sequence ATGCGTAAGGTTTTCATGATGTCTGTGTTGGCGCTGGCTATTAGTGGCTGTGCAAACCAACACCAAAACACCCCCCAAGTACGTGATTTAAGCGACGCGCGCCGTGCGGTAGACAGCTCGCCGCAATATACGGTGAAAGCGGGCGACACGCTTTACGGTATCGCGTGGGAACACAACCTTGATTATCGCCAGTTAGCTGCGCTCAATAATATTGCGGCGCCCTACCAAATTCACCCAGGGCAAACCATTGCGCTGCGCGAAGGGGCGGGTGCGGCTTCCAGCCAGCCATCGGGTGATGCTGCTAGCCGTCCAGCATCAGGCGCTGTGGCAACGGGGTTGAGGCCTCAAGCCACCGCCGTTGCAAGCAATGACCAGAATATGGACTGGCTACTGCCTGATGAAAGCGCCATTGAACGCAACCAACGCATAACCGCAGAGCGCTCAGCGGTAGAAGCTGCCCAGCAAGTCGCGCAGGGTGATACTGAGCCTAGCGGCTCTGCCGTAGAAGAAACACCAAGCGTAGAAGTCACCCAACCCGTCGTTCAAGAGCAAACTTCGGTACAGGAACGGGAGCCAGAGCCTACGCCTGCTTCCGAGCCGGAGCCGGAGCCGGAGCCGGAGCCGGAGCCGGAGCAAGTGCGCGAGCCAGAACCCGCACGTGAACCAGAGCCAGCGGCGGCGCAGCCTAGCCAAACCGCTCAAACCGACCGCTCTTCGCGCACCTTCACACCGGTTGATGAGGTTAATTGGAGGTGGCCGACCGAAGGCGAGGTAACCGGCGAGTTTGGTCAGGGTGGTGCAATTACTGCCGGGATTGATATCGCCGGTCAAAAGGGGCAACCTGTTAGAGCTGCAGGCCCGGGTATTATCGTTTATGCAGGCAGCGGCGTGCGTGGTTATGGCAACTTGATTCTACTTAAGCATAACGATCAATATCTTAGCGCTTACGCTCATAACGACAGCTTAAGCGTCAAAGAGAATGATGTTGTAGAAGCTGGCGAGGTGATTGCCACGATGGGAGATAGCGATGCGGATAGCGTTAAGCTTCACTTTGAAGTGCGCCGCGATGGGCAGCCTCAAGACCCCATGAACTATTTGCCGTCTCGCTAA
- a CDS encoding DUF368 domain-containing protein, which produces MKRRFLGLFFKGAGMGAADAVPGVSGGTIAFITGIYEELINTIKQFGPSALVVWRRQGLAGLSQHLNLTFLVPLLLGVAVSLFSVAHLALWLMEAYPLLLDGFFFGLVAASALVVGKAGHGWKIWYLLPLAVGLLLAQALPAMMPLVLLVGNEALVVMLAGAIAISAMLLPGVSGSFLLLTMGLYGTIMGAIRSFDMVIIVLFGVGCVFGLALFSRLLSWLLSRHHDSTLQLLLGFIIGSLPILWPWRELVRYQLGPEGQMIPLAHRYLMPSDYAVLTGASAQLVGVVALMAVGALLVVLLNRRAADPVGEHDKNDAGHHLTDNARGVEKE; this is translated from the coding sequence TTGAAGCGGCGATTTTTAGGTCTATTTTTTAAAGGCGCTGGAATGGGCGCTGCTGACGCGGTGCCCGGTGTTTCAGGCGGCACCATTGCGTTTATTACCGGTATTTATGAAGAGCTGATCAATACGATTAAGCAGTTCGGCCCCAGTGCGCTAGTGGTTTGGCGACGCCAAGGGTTAGCGGGCTTGAGCCAGCACTTGAACCTCACGTTTTTGGTTCCGCTTCTTTTAGGGGTCGCGGTAAGCCTTTTTAGTGTTGCGCATTTGGCGCTCTGGCTCATGGAGGCCTACCCACTGCTGCTGGATGGCTTCTTTTTTGGCTTAGTAGCGGCCTCTGCACTCGTGGTCGGCAAAGCCGGGCATGGCTGGAAAATATGGTATTTATTGCCTTTAGCGGTTGGCTTGCTACTCGCGCAAGCCCTACCCGCTATGATGCCGCTGGTTCTGCTTGTCGGCAATGAAGCGCTGGTCGTCATGTTAGCGGGCGCCATCGCGATTAGCGCCATGCTGCTGCCCGGTGTTTCAGGTAGTTTTTTATTGCTCACGATGGGACTCTACGGCACCATCATGGGCGCCATACGCAGTTTTGATATGGTGATCATTGTTTTGTTTGGCGTGGGCTGCGTATTTGGTCTGGCGCTATTTTCCCGGCTGCTTTCGTGGCTGTTGAGTCGTCACCACGACTCTACGCTGCAGCTGCTGCTGGGCTTTATTATCGGCTCATTACCCATTCTCTGGCCTTGGAGAGAACTGGTACGTTACCAACTTGGCCCTGAAGGGCAAATGATCCCACTCGCTCACCGCTATCTAATGCCGAGTGATTACGCCGTGCTGACTGGGGCGTCGGCACAACTTGTGGGCGTGGTGGCACTAATGGCCGTTGGCGCCCTGTTGGTGGTATTGCTTAATCGCCGCGCAGCGGATCCCGTCGGTGAGCATGACAAGAACGATGCAGGGCATCATTTAACAGATAACGCGCGCGGCGTTGAAAAGGAGTAG
- a CDS encoding protein-L-isoaspartate O-methyltransferase encodes MPLPELSPGELRGRGMTSQRTRDRMVERLVQQGIRDTRVLDVMASEPRHLFVDEALAHRAYEDTALPIGFGQTLSQPLTVARMTELVLRAQPRRVLEVGTGSGYQALILSRLVASLYSIERIYALHERAAERLWRLDAEATLAVSDGGDGWPSAAPFDVILLTACAQSLPEVLLEQLSRDGMLIAPLEEPDGSQWLTQVKRIGGAFEKRRLEPVRFVPLLQGVVD; translated from the coding sequence ATGCCTTTGCCTGAGTTATCACCCGGCGAGCTTCGCGGGCGAGGGATGACCTCCCAGCGCACTCGCGACCGCATGGTTGAACGGCTTGTTCAGCAGGGGATCCGTGATACTCGCGTCCTGGATGTTATGGCCAGCGAGCCCAGGCACCTGTTTGTCGATGAAGCGCTTGCGCACCGCGCTTATGAGGACACCGCGCTGCCCATTGGTTTTGGTCAGACCCTCTCGCAGCCGCTTACCGTTGCGCGCATGACGGAGCTAGTCCTGCGCGCGCAGCCGCGCCGTGTGCTCGAAGTGGGCACCGGCTCTGGCTACCAAGCGCTTATTTTATCACGGCTCGTCGCATCGCTTTACTCCATAGAGCGTATTTACGCCCTGCACGAGCGTGCTGCAGAGCGGCTATGGCGGCTAGACGCTGAGGCAACGCTAGCCGTATCTGATGGTGGCGATGGCTGGCCGTCGGCAGCACCGTTTGACGTTATTTTATTAACCGCCTGCGCTCAGTCGCTGCCAGAAGTGCTGCTTGAGCAGCTGAGCCGCGACGGAATGTTAATTGCCCCGTTAGAAGAACCTGATGGCAGCCAGTGGCTTACCCAAGTGAAACGCATTGGTGGCGCCTTTGAAAAGCGGCGGCTTGAACCCGTGCGCTTTGTACCCCTTTTGCAAGGAGTGGTGGATTGA
- a CDS encoding 5'/3'-nucleotidase SurE: MRRLLLSNDDGVHAPGLRALHDALAAHANLRVVAPDRDRSGASNSLTLSRPLSLTALDNGFYSVDGTPADCVYLGVNGVWNEKPDLVVSGINHGSNLGDDVLYSGTVAAAMEGRNLGMTAIAMSLCGERHFETAAKVAASLIGAAEQLSLPPRTLLNVNVPDVPWEEIKGVKVTRLGYRGPAEKPVPLKDPRGRTRYWIAPVAANADDGEDTDFAAIEAGYVSITPLQTDLTRHPARRDVQDWLDAFA; encoded by the coding sequence ATGCGGCGACTGCTGCTTTCCAACGATGATGGTGTCCATGCCCCGGGGTTGCGGGCTCTGCACGATGCATTAGCGGCTCATGCTAACCTGCGCGTCGTGGCTCCCGACCGAGACCGCAGCGGCGCCAGCAACTCGCTTACGCTGTCACGACCACTCTCATTAACGGCGTTAGATAACGGTTTTTACAGCGTAGACGGCACGCCAGCGGACTGCGTTTACCTTGGCGTGAACGGCGTTTGGAACGAGAAGCCTGACCTGGTGGTATCGGGGATTAACCACGGCAGCAACCTGGGCGATGACGTGCTCTACTCCGGCACGGTAGCTGCGGCGATGGAGGGGCGCAATTTAGGCATGACGGCCATTGCCATGTCGCTATGCGGTGAGCGCCACTTCGAGACAGCGGCGAAAGTAGCGGCCAGTTTAATCGGGGCCGCTGAACAGCTATCACTGCCGCCGCGCACGCTGTTAAATGTAAACGTGCCGGATGTGCCATGGGAAGAGATCAAAGGCGTTAAAGTGACGCGCTTGGGCTACCGTGGGCCAGCAGAAAAGCCTGTGCCGCTGAAAGATCCCCGTGGGCGTACCCGCTACTGGATTGCGCCAGTAGCGGCGAATGCCGATGATGGCGAAGATACCGACTTTGCAGCGATTGAAGCGGGGTACGTTTCGATTACCCCTCTCCAAACTGATCTAACGCGCCACCCCGCGCGCCGTGATGTGCAGGATTGGTTGGATGCCTTTGCCTGA
- a CDS encoding tRNA pseudouridine(13) synthase TruD produces MLNLPPWQRLLDGHFGAPKPGQYRAQPEDFIVDEQLDFTPEAHGEHLWLRLEKRHQTTLDVVKSVSRLCNVTPKDIGYSGMKDRVAVTRQWVSVHLPGREAPAELSASLDALGIKVLEQARHPRKLKRGVHRTNHFTLRLSGEAVQADDFEQRWQALCTHGVANYFGPQRFGPGGRNLQRAEAVLAKGWRKRDDRQGMMLSTARSFLFNELLSARLADGSWCQPLPGDTLMLDGTQSVFSVDEVDDSLVARAGELDIHPTGVLWGVGERAKQQIAAYELRLLAQHPALCEGLEKSGVKRAQRALRIRLLAPQLRREHEAVELSFALPRGSFATAVVSELIEHPDFV; encoded by the coding sequence ATGCTTAACTTACCGCCCTGGCAGCGCTTGCTAGATGGCCATTTTGGGGCGCCTAAGCCGGGTCAGTACCGCGCCCAGCCAGAGGACTTTATTGTCGACGAGCAGCTCGACTTTACCCCTGAAGCCCATGGGGAACACCTGTGGTTACGGCTTGAAAAGCGGCACCAAACCACGTTAGATGTGGTCAAAAGCGTCAGTCGGCTATGTAACGTAACGCCAAAAGATATTGGCTACTCCGGTATGAAAGATCGTGTGGCGGTCACTCGGCAATGGGTAAGCGTTCATCTACCCGGGCGAGAGGCGCCCGCTGAGTTATCGGCATCGCTAGATGCACTGGGCATCAAAGTGCTAGAGCAAGCGCGCCACCCCCGAAAGCTTAAACGCGGCGTTCACCGCACCAACCATTTTACTTTGAGGTTGAGCGGTGAAGCGGTGCAGGCCGACGACTTTGAGCAGCGCTGGCAAGCACTGTGTACCCACGGCGTAGCCAACTACTTTGGTCCCCAGCGTTTTGGCCCCGGAGGGCGCAACTTGCAGCGCGCAGAAGCGGTTCTCGCCAAAGGTTGGCGCAAGCGTGACGACCGCCAAGGGATGATGCTATCAACCGCGCGCAGTTTTTTGTTTAACGAGTTACTAAGTGCCCGTTTAGCCGATGGCTCCTGGTGCCAGCCCTTACCAGGCGATACGCTAATGCTTGATGGCACCCAAAGCGTGTTTAGCGTTGATGAGGTGGATGATAGCTTAGTGGCTCGCGCGGGAGAGTTGGATATTCACCCGACAGGCGTACTTTGGGGCGTTGGCGAAAGAGCAAAACAGCAGATAGCGGCTTACGAGTTACGGCTGTTGGCACAACACCCAGCGCTATGTGAAGGGTTAGAAAAGAGCGGCGTTAAGCGCGCTCAGCGGGCGTTGCGGATTAGGCTGTTGGCGCCACAGCTGCGCAGAGAGCATGAGGCTGTGGAGCTCTCTTTTGCGCTGCCGCGGGGTAGCTTTGCCACAGCGGTGGTTAGTGAGTTGATTGAGCATCCCGATTTTGTTTAA